The following proteins are co-located in the Pochonia chlamydosporia 170 chromosome 6, whole genome shotgun sequence genome:
- a CDS encoding ubiquitin-conjugating enzyme (similar to Metarhizium robertsii ARSEF 23 XP_007823029.1) — MAATPSGTPQVGSKSPTIRRIMREAAEISSSPSPDYTAEPLETDIFEWHFTLRGPPKSVYSEGIYHGRIVLPPTYPLRPPSFRFTTPNGRFEANREICLSISGHHEETWQPAWGIRTAIVALRSFMETDARGQLGGLDTTEEVRRRLARESMSFKCSTCARSNGDIISECEKQAEISNSATKTNVQIPSELSMGWRDEMESKNQGKGHSPDHSIIPQDSDSDLAELAEGFVKTASTNRERSDQAASSTVGHTITSASNAEMRIRSSVGASSGRPLAQPLEQRQRQLDTVGTRGDVVPLWIDRAIVALVIVLAALVLKVLFGI, encoded by the exons ATGGCGGCAACGCCGAGTGGCACTCCTCAAGTCGGTTCCAAGTCGCCGACTATTCGAAGAATAA TGCGCGAAGCGGCCGAGATCTCCAGTTCTCCCTCCCCTGACTACACGGCCGAACCTCTGGAGACTGACATATTTGAATGGCATTTCACCTTGCGAGGCCCCCCAAAGTCAGTTTACAGCGAGGGCATCTATCACGGTCGAATAGTTCTCCCACCAACATATCCGTTGCGACCACCAAGCTTTCGTTTTACTACTCCAAATGGTCGATTCGAGGCAAATCGGGAGATTTGCCTCAGTATTAGCGGGCATCACGAGGAGACATGGCAGCCAGCCTGGGGCATTCGAACTGCAATTGTAGC CCTTCGGAGCTTTATGGAGACTGATGCTCGCGGACAACTTGGCGGGTTGGACACCACTGAAGAGGTTCGCCGCCGTCTTGCCCGGGAGTCCATGTCGTTTAAATGCTCTACATGTGCCCGATCGAATGGGGATATCATATCAGAATGCGAGAAACAAGCCGAAATATCAAATTCCGCGACGAAGACCAATGTCCAAATACCATCGGAATTGAGCATGGGTTGGAGAGATGAGATGGAGTCTAAAAATCAAGGCAAAGGGCATTCACCTGATCACTCCATAATTCCTCAGGATTCCGATTCAGATCTCGCAGAACTTGCAGAAGGTTTTGTCAAGACAGCATCTACCAACAGGGAACGTTCTGATCAAGCAGCTTCGTCAACTGTGGGACACACGATCACATCGGCTTCAAACGCAGAAATGCGGATACGCAGCTCTGTCGGGGCCAGCAGTGGCAGGCCACTGGCTCAGCCCCTGGAACAGCGACAAAGGCAGCTAGACACTGTTGGAACACGAGGTGACGTGGTTCCGTTGTGGATTGACAGAGCTATCGTCGCTTTAGTAATTGTTCTAGCTGCACTTGTTCTCAAGGTACTATTTGGCATCTGA
- a CDS encoding P-type ATPase (similar to Neosartorya fischeri NRRL 181 XP_001266075.1), with translation MDHDDVPKVRRGDGASVASGPAALYRLNSNQSSSSVFEDVEMAHDELYSGPVAESLPSSVSAFSHRRARAGSTASFTYYEEPDLPEESEEPEAFADLSESFVRRSISDLGDLEFGIEDEEDSADREYLATHDDYMLRRCSSTQSRDSVHARLLRRDSTATAASARPDGRSSQKVYMANEDLTIVVAGFQTSTAGLLIYIIICLLTGGTAFLLLRWLPRWYIALVGRSCPLRKCDWVVIENQWGELVVIHVTAKEYGRPVSSVFGIPEKPFLYELDDDSDPPIDNLRSLDYRYVRLYFHPIKDRFVMSTGWKDPEWTDARLVRSGLDSDDKSTREVIFGANLIDIEQKSTSQLLVDEVLHPFYIFQIASLILWSMDSYYYYAACIFIMSVASISATLLETRATMLRLREISRFECDVRVLRNGFWKYVSSSDLVPGDIYELSDPNLTQLPSDSLLLTGDCIVNESMLTGESVPVSKIPATDDTLRTMDLAASSVSPEIARHFLYCGTKIIRTRRPQEDQDGDAVALALVVRTGFNTTKGALVRSMLFPKPSGFKFYRDSFRYISVMAIIAMLGFIGSFVNFLRLELAWHFIIVRALDLITIVVPPALPATLTIGTNFALSRLKSKQIFCISPQRVNVGGKIDIMCFDKTGTLTEDGLDVLGLRVSLGDMNKFGELISRAPLLGNRGDVLRNKSTVQAALYTMATCHSLRSVDGELVGDPLDQKMFEFTGWSFEEGSQRSAEVDDDEQSGLTPSVARPPDKSIELGVLKSFEFVSQLRRASVITRHFGQKSGDIFVKGAPEAMKEICRPESFPHEYDELLSYYTHKGYRVIGCATRHLPRLSWVKAQKMTRSEVESNLEFVGFIIFENKLKPETAGVLKELLSSNIGAVMVTGDNILTAISVARESGMLDPQAHCFVPRFVRGDARDPMAELQWESIDNSRFCLDKATLLPLPAPPEEDVSLAYDVSNLRNYSLAVSGEAFRWIVDYSPPEVLQRMLIQGRVFARMSPDEKHELVEKLQSIDYCCGFCGDGANDCGALKAADVGISLSEAEASVAAPFTSRVFDIRCVVEVIREGRAALVTSFSCFKYMSLYSAIQFTSVSFLYAKASNLGDFQFLFIDLLLILPIAIFMGWTGPSPTLCRKRPTADLVSRKVLTPLLGLMAICVFFQGAAFLTVREQPWYKAPKIGHDEPNIKNSENTALFLSSCFEYILSGVILNAGPPFRQSSAKNWPFALTVTAALIITLYMIIGPAHWMKKLMELSHMDWDYKLFLIILGLAYFAFAWFFEKYVSGRLARAIGNLRQGITGRTKNRKRYKVIREGMWKY, from the exons ATGGATCATGACGACGTCCCCAAGGTGAGGCGCGGAGACGGCGCATCTGTGGCAAGTGGTCCAGCAGCTCTATACCGCCTGAACTCAAATCAGAGCAGTTCCAGCGTATTCGAAGATGTTGAAATGGCACATGACGAG CTTTATTCTGGCCCAGTAGCCGAGAGCTTACCCAGCAGTGTTTCCGCGTTTTCACACCGACGAGCACGTGCCGGTTCAACCGCAAGCTTCACATATTACGAGGAGCCCGATCTGCCGGAAGAGAGTGAAGAGCCCGAAGCCTTTGCCGACCTCAGCGAAAGTTTCGTCAGGCGGAGCATTAGTGATCTCGGCGACCTCGAGTTTGGCattgaggacgaggaggactCAGCAGACCGCGAATACCTGGCAACACACGATGATTACATGCTCAGACGCTGCTCCTCGACACAGTCACGCGACTCTGTCCATGCACGCCTTCTTCGAAGAGACAGTACGGCCACTGCGGCGAGTGCCCGACCCGATGGCAGGAGTAGTCAAAAGGTGTACATGGCGAATGAGGACTTGACTATCGTTGTGGCCGGGTTTCAGACTAGTACCGCTGGTCTCTTGATCTATATAATTATATGTCTTCTCACCGGCGGAACGGCATTTCTTCTGCTCCGCTGGTTGCCACGATGGTATATTGCCCTCGTTGGGCGATCTTGTCCACTAAGGAAATGTGACTGGGTTGTTATCGAAAACCAATGGGGGGAACTGGTTGTTATCCACGTTACGGCTAAAGAGTATGGCAGGCCAGTTTCGTCCGTATTTGGCATACCCGAGAAGCCATTTTTGTATGAGCTGGATGACGACAGTGACCCGCCCATAGACAATCTTCGTTCGCTGGACTATCGATATGTGCGACTTTACTTTCATCCGATCAAGGACAGGTTTGTCATGTCCACAGGCTGGAAAGACCCGGAATGGACAGATGCACGTCTTGTTCGATCTGGGTTGGACAGTGATGATAAATCTACTCGCGAAGTCATATTTGGTGCCAACTTGATAGACATCGAACAGAAATCTACCAGCCAGCTGCTTGTAGACGAG GTTCTTCATCCATTCTATATATTTCAAATTGCGAGCTTGATTCTGTGGTCCATGGATTCGTATTACTACTATGCCGCATGTATCTTCATTATGTCCGTGGCGAGCATTTCCGCGACATTACTCGAGACACGAGCT ACAATGTTGCGACTTCGGGAAATATCGCGGTTCGAATGCGATGTTCGAGTTCTTCGAAATGGGTTTT GGAAATATGTCTCATCCAGTGACCTTGTCCCCGGGGACATTTATGAACTGAGCGACCCGAACCTGACACAGCTCCCAAGTGACAGCCTCTTACTCACCGGTGATTGTATCGTCAACGAGAGCATGCTCACAG GTGAGTCTGTCCCGGTTTCTAAAATCCCTGCCACGGACGACACTTTGCGCACCATGGACCTCGCCGCCTCTTCCGTATCCCCTGAGATTGCTCGGCACTTCCTGTACTGCGGTACCAAAATTATTCGGACTAGGCGACCGCAGGAAgaccaagatggagatgccgtAGCTCTAGCTCTTGTTGTGAGAACCGGCTTCAACACAACCAAGGGGGCTCTGGTTCGATCAATGCTCTTTCCAAAGCCTTCAGGCTTCAAATTTTACCGAGACTCGTTCAGATACATCAGTGTCATGGCTATCATTGCCATGCTGGGGTTTATCGGGTCATTCGTCAATTTTTTGAGGCTTGAACTTGCATGGCATTTCATCATTGTTCGTGCGCTGGATTTAATCACGATAGTGGTACCGCCTGCTCTTCCGGCAACGTTGACGATCGGCACAAATTTCGCGCTCTCGCGGCTGAAATCCAAACAAATCTTTTGCATTAGTCCTCAAAGAGTCAATGTGGGAGGTAAAATAGATATAATGTGCTTTGATAAAACTGGTACGTTGACAGAGGACGGTCTCGACGTGCTCGGCCTTCGTGTCAGCTTGGGAGACATGAACAAATTTGGTGAGCTCATATCTAGGGCTCCTTTACTTGGAAATAGGGGCGACGTGTTGAGGAATAAGTCCACTGTTCAAGCCGCGCTTTACACCATGGCAACTTGCCACTCTCTCAGATCAGTTGATGGAGAGCTCGTTGGCGATCCCCTGGATCAAAAAATGTTTGAATTTACTGGCTGGTCGTTTGAGGAGGGAAGTCAAAGGTCTGCGGaagtcgatgatgatgagcaaAGTGGATTGACGCCGTCCGTTGCACGTCCACCTGAC AAATCTATCGAGCTGGGAGTATTGAAATCGTTTGAGTTCGTCTCCCAGCTTCGGCGAGCGAGCGTTATCACACGACATTTTGGCCAGAAAAGCGGAGATATTTTTGTCAAAGGGGCCCCGGAGGCGATGAAGGAAATATGTCGCCCGGAAAGCT TTCCTCATGAATATGATGAGTTGCTCTCGTACTATACACACAAGGGCTATCGAGTGATTGGTTGTGCTACTAGACACCTTCCACGACTCAGTTGGGTCAAGGCACAAAAAATGACTCGATCTGAGGTTGAGAGCAATCTTGAGTTTGTGGGATTCATTATATTCGAGAACAAATTGAAGCCTGAAACGGCGGGAGTTTTGAAAGAACTCCTGAGCTCAAATATCGGCGCAGTCATGGTAACCGGCGACAATATACTGACAGCCATCAGCGTCGCTCGCGAGTCTGGAATGCTCGATCCACAAGCGCATTGTTTTGTACCACGATTTGTGCGAG GAGATGCGCGGGACCCTATGGCCGAGCTGCAATGGGAGAGCATCGACAATAGTCGCTTTTGCCTTGACAAGGCAACCTTGCTG CCGCTTCCTGCGCCTCCTGAGGAAGATGTTTCTTTAGCATATGATGTCTCCAACTTGCGTAACTATTCATTAGCAGTGAGCGGGGAGGCTTTCCGTTGGATCGTGGATTACTCGCCCCCGGAAGTTTTACAACGC ATGCTGATCCAAGGGAGAGTATTCGCCAGGATGTCTCCGGATGAAAAGCACGAACTGGTGGAAAAACTTCAGAGTATTGACTATTGCTGTGGCTTCTGTGGCGACGGGGCCAATGATTGTGGCGCCTTGAAAGCTGCTGATGTAGGCATATCCCTGTctgaagcagaagcttcCGTTGCTGCTCCTTTCACTTCTCGCGTATTTGATATTCgttgtgttgttgaggttATCAG agaaggaagagcaGCGCTTGTGACCAGCTTCAGCTGCTTCAAATACATGAGCTTGTATTCCGCCATACAGTTCACTTCCGTCAGCTTTCTCTATGCCAAGGCATCCAATTTGGGCGACTTTCAATTTCTGTTCATTGATTTGCTACTGATTCTGCCCATCGCTATATTCATGGGCTGGACCGGACCATCCCCTACACTCTGTAGAAAGCGGCCGACGGCAGATCTAGTGTCTCGTAAAGTTTTAACGCCGCTGCTGGGTCTCATGGCCATATGCGTGTTTTTCCAAGGAGCTGCTTTTCTAACTGTGAGAGAGCAGCCGTGGTACAAAGCACCCAAAATTGGGCATGATGAACCGAATATTAAAAACTCTGAGAACACAGCCCTCTTCTTGTCGTCTTGCTTCGAGTATATCCTGTCGGGGGTTATCTTAAATGCTGGACCGCCTTTTAGGCAGAGCAGCGCCAAGAACT GGCCGTTCGCTCTTACCGTAACTGCAGCATTGATTATCACCCTGTACATGATTATTGGCCCTGCTCATTGGATGAAGAAATTAATGGAACTAAGTCATATGGACTGGGATTACAAACTATTTCTCATAATATTGGGGCTAGCCTactttgcttttgcttggTTCTTTGAGAAATATGTGTCTGGAAGATTAGCAAGAGCAATTGGTAATCTGAGGCAGGGAATCACAGGAAGGACCAAAAATCGCAAGAGGTATAAAGTAATTCGGGAGGGGATGTGGAAGTACTGA
- a CDS encoding nucleosome assembly protein Nap1 (similar to Neosartorya fischeri NRRL 181 XP_001266074.1): MAEPIRNKRPDLTAPTPQNTPATNAPISSHAQQPGVASIKEEDMDRAAAAAIFAQNPKLVQMIQGRLGSLIGRSSGYIESLPPAVRRRVAGLRGVQQEHSKLEDEFQKEVLELEKKYFAKFTPLYEKRAAIVNGNAEPTEDEVKAGDNEDEQLQAQGAPDESAPKQSDVAEDVAGIPEFWLSAMKNQTTLAEMITDRDEAALKHLTDIRMEYLDKPGFRLIFEFAENEFFANKSITKTYFYQNESGYGGDFIYDHAEGDKIEWHAGQDLTVRVEAKKQRNKNTNQTRIVKKTVPTESFFNFFSPPQAPNDDEPEDEDAVADIEDRLELDYQLGEDIKEKLIPRAIDWFTGEALAFEEDFDEDDLDGEDFDEDEDEDEDDMSEDHDEDEESDEEDESGKPKQEAAECKQS; the protein is encoded by the exons ATGGCTGAACCGATTAGAAATAAGCGTCCTGATCTGACGGCTCC CACGCCGCAGAACACTCCGGCCACGAATGCGCCCATCTCCTCTCATGCTCAGCAGCCTGGGGTGGCCAGCATCAAAGAAG AAGACATGGATCGCGCGGCTGCCGCTGCCATCTTCGCCCAGAACCCGAAGCTTGTCCAAATGATACAGGGTCGGCTAGGCTCACTCATTGGTCGCTCTTCAGGTTATATCGAGTCACTCCCTCCGGCAGTCCGTCGCCGAGTTGCAGGCCTTCGTGGCGTCCAGCAAGAGCACTCCAAGCTCGAAGACGAGTTCCAGAAGGAAGTTCTCGAGCTCGAGAAGAAATACTTTGCCAAATTCACACCGCTTTATGAGAAAcgggctgccattgtcaatggcaatgcgGAGCCAACCGAAGACGAGGTCAAGGCTGGGGATAACGAGGACGAACAGCTCCAGGCCCAAGGAGCTCCTGACGAAAGTGCACCAAAGCAGAGCGACGTTGCCGAGGACGTTGCTGGAATCCCCGAGTTCTGGCTGTCAGCCATGAAGAACCAGACGACCCTTGCCGAAATGATCACCGACCGAGATGAAGCCGCCTTAAAGCACCTGACGGACATTCGCATGGAGTATCTCGACAAGCCTGGCTTCCGTCTCATCTTTGAATTCGCGGAGAACGAGTTCTTCGCTAACAAGTCCATCACCAAGACATACTTTTACCAGAACGAAAGTGGCTATGGCGGTGACTTTATCTATGATCACGCAGAGGGCGACAAGATTGAATGGCACGCTGGCCAAGATTTGACCGTCCGtgtcgaagccaagaagcagagaaacAAGA acacaaaccagacccGTATTGTCAAGAAAACGGTCCCCACGGAATCattcttcaatttcttctcgCCACCACAAGCCCCCAACGATGACGAAccggaggacgaggacgccGTTGCTGATATTGAAGACCGACTGGAATTGGATTATCAGCTGGGCGAGGATATTAAAGAAAAACTCATCCCTCGAGCTATTGATTGGTTTACTGGCGAAGCCCTTGCTTTCGAAGAAGACTTCGACGAAGATGATCTGGATGGTGAGGACttcgacgaggacgaggatgaggacgaggacgacatgAGCGAGGACcacgatgaggacgaggagtCCGACGAAGAG GATGAATCCGGGAAACCCAAGCAGGAGGCCGCTGAGTGTAAGCAAAGCTGA